The following are encoded together in the Echeneis naucrates chromosome 9, fEcheNa1.1, whole genome shotgun sequence genome:
- the rnf215 gene encoding RING finger protein 215 isoform X1, with amino-acid sequence MAPAGPWGRLLPLLLLRCSGLLVAAEQVALVEVFLEEPPGVSALLQGEVVEPGRGSRSSEDREELEGELVLVSPVQDEETQTSGGKEGGDTNEQELWIGVVPVEMDDSKASTGNQESFADAMVNKMKRALVLGASALIILALNQNTVSEMDLSQVLSKPIIVIQTSENVTKLIGALLRGLQATAKITYRTILQDNLGATLTLWSSCGRSRGGRYGEWQGVICTGETNSQVQKYLQQLWDTVLLVALILSTGVIVQARWQYQDDQLNDNLELLPKQDVLKRMSSLKTKTYRQPKPWCDPSQAAEADNCAVCLEPFNNNQCLRVLPCRHEYHRECVDPWLLLQHTCPLCKRSILSGICKDS; translated from the exons ATGGCTCCGGCCGGCCCCTGGGGCCGCCTCCTCCCGCTGCTCCTGCTGCGGTGCTCCGGGCTGCTGGTGGCGGCGGAGCAGGTCGCTCTGGTGGAGGTTTTCCTGGAGGAGCCTCCCGGTGTCAGCGCCCTGCTCCagggggaggtggtggagccCGGCCGGGGCAGCAGGAGCTCCGAGGACCGGGAGGAGCTGGAGGGGGAGCTGGTCCTGGTGAGCCCG gtTCAAGATGAGGAGACACAGACGAGCGGGGGAAAAGAGGGGGGCGACACCAACGAGCAGGAGCTGTGGATCGGGGTGGTGCCTGTGGAGATGGACGACAGCAAAGCCTCCACCGGGAACCAGGAGTCCTTTGCTGATGCCATGGTCAATAAA ATGAAACGAGCCCTGGTCCTCGGAGCGTCGGCGCTGATCATCCTGGCTCTCAACCAAAACACCGTCAGTGAG ATGGATCTGTCTCAGGTTCTGTCCAAACCCATCATTGTGATCCAGACgtctgaaaatgtcacaaagcTGATCGGTGCTCTGCTCAG GGGCCTTCAGGCAACAGCAAAAATCACCTACAGGACGATCCTGCAAGACAACCTG GGAGCCACGCTCACCCTGTGGTCCAGCTGCGGCCGCTCCAGAGGTGGGCGCTACGGAGAGTGGCAGGGGGTCATCTGCACGGGAGAGACCAACTCCCAGGTCCAG AAatacctgcagcagctgtgggaCACCGTCCTGCTGGTGGCTCTGATCCTCAGCACCGGAGTCATCGTTCAGGCTCGCTGGCAGTACCAGGACGACCAGCTGAACGACAACTTGGAG CTTCTTCCTAAACAGGATGTTCTGAAGAGGATGTCATCTCTAAAGACCAAAACGTACCGTCAGCCCAAACCGTGGTGCGACCCGTCCCAGGCGGCCGAGGCGGACAACTGCGCCGTCTGTCTGGAGCCGTTCAACAACAACCAG TGTCTGCGCGTGCTGCCGTGTCGTCACGAGTATCACAGGGAGTGTGTGGATCCCTGGctgctgctccaacacacctgtcCTCTGTGTAAACGCAGCATCCTCA GCGGCATTTGCAAAGACAGTTAA
- the rnf215 gene encoding RING finger protein 215 isoform X3 yields MAPAGPWGRLLPLLLLRCSGLLVAAEQVALVEVFLEEPPGVSALLQGEVVEPGRGSRSSEDREELEGELVLVSPVTQVQDEETQTSGGKEGGDTNEQELWIGVVPVEMDDSKASTGNQESFADAMVNKMKRALVLGASALIILALNQNTVSEMDLSQVLSKPIIVIQTSENVTKLIGALLRGLQATAKITYRTILQDNLGATLTLWSSCGRSRGGRYGEWQGVICTGETNSQVQKYLQQLWDTVLLVALILSTGVIVQARWQYQDDQLNDNLELLPKQDVLKRMSSLKTKTYRQPKPWCDPSQAAEADNCAVCLEPFNNNQCLRVLPCRHEYHRECVDPWLLLQHTCPLCKRSILSGICKDS; encoded by the exons ATGGCTCCGGCCGGCCCCTGGGGCCGCCTCCTCCCGCTGCTCCTGCTGCGGTGCTCCGGGCTGCTGGTGGCGGCGGAGCAGGTCGCTCTGGTGGAGGTTTTCCTGGAGGAGCCTCCCGGTGTCAGCGCCCTGCTCCagggggaggtggtggagccCGGCCGGGGCAGCAGGAGCTCCGAGGACCGGGAGGAGCTGGAGGGGGAGCTGGTCCTGGTGAGCCCGGTAACGCAG gtTCAAGATGAGGAGACACAGACGAGCGGGGGAAAAGAGGGGGGCGACACCAACGAGCAGGAGCTGTGGATCGGGGTGGTGCCTGTGGAGATGGACGACAGCAAAGCCTCCACCGGGAACCAGGAGTCCTTTGCTGATGCCATGGTCAATAAA ATGAAACGAGCCCTGGTCCTCGGAGCGTCGGCGCTGATCATCCTGGCTCTCAACCAAAACACCGTCAGTGAG ATGGATCTGTCTCAGGTTCTGTCCAAACCCATCATTGTGATCCAGACgtctgaaaatgtcacaaagcTGATCGGTGCTCTGCTCAG GGGCCTTCAGGCAACAGCAAAAATCACCTACAGGACGATCCTGCAAGACAACCTG GGAGCCACGCTCACCCTGTGGTCCAGCTGCGGCCGCTCCAGAGGTGGGCGCTACGGAGAGTGGCAGGGGGTCATCTGCACGGGAGAGACCAACTCCCAGGTCCAG AAatacctgcagcagctgtgggaCACCGTCCTGCTGGTGGCTCTGATCCTCAGCACCGGAGTCATCGTTCAGGCTCGCTGGCAGTACCAGGACGACCAGCTGAACGACAACTTGGAG CTTCTTCCTAAACAGGATGTTCTGAAGAGGATGTCATCTCTAAAGACCAAAACGTACCGTCAGCCCAAACCGTGGTGCGACCCGTCCCAGGCGGCCGAGGCGGACAACTGCGCCGTCTGTCTGGAGCCGTTCAACAACAACCAG TGTCTGCGCGTGCTGCCGTGTCGTCACGAGTATCACAGGGAGTGTGTGGATCCCTGGctgctgctccaacacacctgtcCTCTGTGTAAACGCAGCATCCTCA GCGGCATTTGCAAAGACAGTTAA
- the rnf215 gene encoding RING finger protein 215 isoform X2, producing the protein MAPAGPWGRLLPLLLLRCSGLLVAAEQVALVEVFLEEPPGVSALLQGEVVEPGRGSRSSEDREELEGELVLVQDEETQTSGGKEGGDTNEQELWIGVVPVEMDDSKASTGNQESFADAMVNKMKRALVLGASALIILALNQNTVSEMDLSQVLSKPIIVIQTSENVTKLIGALLRGLQATAKITYRTILQDNLGATLTLWSSCGRSRGGRYGEWQGVICTGETNSQVQKYLQQLWDTVLLVALILSTGVIVQARWQYQDDQLNDNLELLPKQDVLKRMSSLKTKTYRQPKPWCDPSQAAEADNCAVCLEPFNNNQCLRVLPCRHEYHRECVDPWLLLQHTCPLCKRSILSGICKDS; encoded by the exons ATGGCTCCGGCCGGCCCCTGGGGCCGCCTCCTCCCGCTGCTCCTGCTGCGGTGCTCCGGGCTGCTGGTGGCGGCGGAGCAGGTCGCTCTGGTGGAGGTTTTCCTGGAGGAGCCTCCCGGTGTCAGCGCCCTGCTCCagggggaggtggtggagccCGGCCGGGGCAGCAGGAGCTCCGAGGACCGGGAGGAGCTGGAGGGGGAGCTGGTCCTG gtTCAAGATGAGGAGACACAGACGAGCGGGGGAAAAGAGGGGGGCGACACCAACGAGCAGGAGCTGTGGATCGGGGTGGTGCCTGTGGAGATGGACGACAGCAAAGCCTCCACCGGGAACCAGGAGTCCTTTGCTGATGCCATGGTCAATAAA ATGAAACGAGCCCTGGTCCTCGGAGCGTCGGCGCTGATCATCCTGGCTCTCAACCAAAACACCGTCAGTGAG ATGGATCTGTCTCAGGTTCTGTCCAAACCCATCATTGTGATCCAGACgtctgaaaatgtcacaaagcTGATCGGTGCTCTGCTCAG GGGCCTTCAGGCAACAGCAAAAATCACCTACAGGACGATCCTGCAAGACAACCTG GGAGCCACGCTCACCCTGTGGTCCAGCTGCGGCCGCTCCAGAGGTGGGCGCTACGGAGAGTGGCAGGGGGTCATCTGCACGGGAGAGACCAACTCCCAGGTCCAG AAatacctgcagcagctgtgggaCACCGTCCTGCTGGTGGCTCTGATCCTCAGCACCGGAGTCATCGTTCAGGCTCGCTGGCAGTACCAGGACGACCAGCTGAACGACAACTTGGAG CTTCTTCCTAAACAGGATGTTCTGAAGAGGATGTCATCTCTAAAGACCAAAACGTACCGTCAGCCCAAACCGTGGTGCGACCCGTCCCAGGCGGCCGAGGCGGACAACTGCGCCGTCTGTCTGGAGCCGTTCAACAACAACCAG TGTCTGCGCGTGCTGCCGTGTCGTCACGAGTATCACAGGGAGTGTGTGGATCCCTGGctgctgctccaacacacctgtcCTCTGTGTAAACGCAGCATCCTCA GCGGCATTTGCAAAGACAGTTAA
- the rnf215 gene encoding RING finger protein 215 isoform X4: protein MAPAGPWGRLLPLLLLRCSGLLVAAEQVALVEVFLEEPPGVSALLQGEVVEPGRGSRSSEDREELEGELVLVSPVQDEETQTSGGKEGGDTNEQELWIGVVPVEMDDSKASTGNQESFADAMVNKMKRALVLGASALIILALNQNTVSEMDLSQVLSKPIIVIQTSENVTKLIGALLRGLQATAKITYRTILQDNLGATLTLWSSCGRSRGGRYGEWQGVICTGETNSQVQKYLQQLWDTVLLVALILSTGVIVQARWQYQDDQLNDNLELLPKQDVLKRMSSLKTKTYRQPKPWCDPSQAAEADNCAVCLEPFNNNQVVPVSARAAVSSRVSQGVCGSLAAAPTHLSSV, encoded by the exons ATGGCTCCGGCCGGCCCCTGGGGCCGCCTCCTCCCGCTGCTCCTGCTGCGGTGCTCCGGGCTGCTGGTGGCGGCGGAGCAGGTCGCTCTGGTGGAGGTTTTCCTGGAGGAGCCTCCCGGTGTCAGCGCCCTGCTCCagggggaggtggtggagccCGGCCGGGGCAGCAGGAGCTCCGAGGACCGGGAGGAGCTGGAGGGGGAGCTGGTCCTGGTGAGCCCG gtTCAAGATGAGGAGACACAGACGAGCGGGGGAAAAGAGGGGGGCGACACCAACGAGCAGGAGCTGTGGATCGGGGTGGTGCCTGTGGAGATGGACGACAGCAAAGCCTCCACCGGGAACCAGGAGTCCTTTGCTGATGCCATGGTCAATAAA ATGAAACGAGCCCTGGTCCTCGGAGCGTCGGCGCTGATCATCCTGGCTCTCAACCAAAACACCGTCAGTGAG ATGGATCTGTCTCAGGTTCTGTCCAAACCCATCATTGTGATCCAGACgtctgaaaatgtcacaaagcTGATCGGTGCTCTGCTCAG GGGCCTTCAGGCAACAGCAAAAATCACCTACAGGACGATCCTGCAAGACAACCTG GGAGCCACGCTCACCCTGTGGTCCAGCTGCGGCCGCTCCAGAGGTGGGCGCTACGGAGAGTGGCAGGGGGTCATCTGCACGGGAGAGACCAACTCCCAGGTCCAG AAatacctgcagcagctgtgggaCACCGTCCTGCTGGTGGCTCTGATCCTCAGCACCGGAGTCATCGTTCAGGCTCGCTGGCAGTACCAGGACGACCAGCTGAACGACAACTTGGAG CTTCTTCCTAAACAGGATGTTCTGAAGAGGATGTCATCTCTAAAGACCAAAACGTACCGTCAGCCCAAACCGTGGTGCGACCCGTCCCAGGCGGCCGAGGCGGACAACTGCGCCGTCTGTCTGGAGCCGTTCAACAACAACCAG GTCGTGCCAGTGTCTGCGCGTGCTGCCGTGTCGTCACGAGTATCACAGGGAGTGTGTGGATCCCTGGctgctgctccaacacacctgtcCTCTGTGTAA
- the sec14l8 gene encoding SEC14-like lipid binding 8 isoform X1, which yields MSGRVGDLSPKQAEALQQLRERTQDILPQLPAQHDHFLLRWLRARNFNVQKAEAMLRKHLEFRKHMKVDTIITEWRPPEVIEKYLSGGMCGYDREGSPIWYDVIGPVDPKGLFLSASKQDFIKSKIRDCEMLQKECTLQTQRLGKNVESITMIYDVEGLGLKHLWKPAIETYGEILQMFEDNYPEGLKRLFVIKAPKLFPVAYNLVKHFLSENTRQKIYILGANWQEVLLKYIDAEELPAIYGGKLTDPDGDPRCRTKINHVGPVPPSYYVRDHVKVDYEQCMTVSRGSSQQMDYDILFPGCVLRWQFASENADIGFGVFLKAKKGEWKKAAQMQEVVPSQRYNAHLVPEDGSLTCERPGVYVLRFDNTYSIFQAKRISFTVEVLLPDHIQLQQTNGGTSNHVQAESKSQTQPTTSTVANQ from the exons ATGAGCGGGAGAGTCGGAGACCTCAGTCCCAAACAGGCTGAGGCACTTCAGCAG TTACGAGAGAGGACACAAGACATTCTTCCTCAACTTCCTGCACAACATGACCACTTTCTGTTACGCTGGCTCAGAG CCCGAAACTTCAATGTGCAGAAGGCGGAGGCCATGCTGCGAAAG CACTTGGAGTTCAGGAAGCACATGAAAGTAGACACAATAATCACTGAGTGGCGTCCACCAgag GTGATAGAGAAGTACCTCTCCGGAGGGATGTGTGGCTACGACCGTGAGGGCAGCCCCATCTGGTACGACGTGATCGGACCAGTGGACCCCAAAGgcctcttcctgtctgcctccAAACAAGACTTCATCAAGTCCAAAATCAGAGACTGTGAGATGCTACAGAAGGAATGTACCCTCCAGACGCAGAGG CTGGGGAAGAATGTGGAGTCAATCACCATGATCTATGACGTTGAAGGCCTGGGTCTGAAACACTTATGGAAGCCTGCTATCGAAACATACGGAGAG ATCCTTCAGATGTTTGAAGACAACTACCCAGAGGGTTTAAAGAGGCTGTTTGTTATTAAAG CCCCCAAACTCTTTCCTGTGGCCTACAACCTGGTCAAGCACTTTCTGAGTGAGAACACAAGACAGAAGATTTACATTCTCGGGG CTAACTGGCAGGAGGTTTTACTGAAGTACATCGATGCAGAGGAGCTGCCAGCGATATACGGGGGCAAACTGACAGATCCAGATGGAGATCCGCGCTGTCGGACCAAG ataaACCACGTCGGCCCAGTTCCCCCCTCTTACTATGTGCGGGACCATGTCAAGGTGGACTACGAGCAGTGTATGACTGTCAGTCGAGGATCCTCCCAGCAGATGGACTACGATATCCTGTTCCCAGGCTGCGTCCTCAG GTGGCAGTTTGCCAGTGAGAATGCAGACATTGGCTTTGGAGTATTCCTGAAGGCTAAAAAGGGTGAATGGAAGAAGGCAGCTCAGATGCAAGAAGTTGTGCCCAGCCAGCGCTACAATGCTCACTTAGTGCCTGAGGACGGATCGCTGACCTGCGAACGCCCCGGCGTCT ATGTACTACGGTTTGACAACACCTACAGCATCTTCCAAGCCAAGAGAATCAGTTTTACCGTTGAGGTGCTGCTCCCAGACCACATACAGCTGCAACAGACCAATGGGGGGACCAGCAACCACGTGCAAGCAGAGAGCAAAAGCCAGACACAACCCACCACTTCCACAGTGGCCAATCAGTAA
- the sec14l8 gene encoding SEC14-like lipid binding 8 isoform X2: MSGRVGDLSPKQAEALQQLRERTQDILPQLPAQHDHFLLRWLRARNFNVQKAEAMLRKLGKNVESITMIYDVEGLGLKHLWKPAIETYGEILQMFEDNYPEGLKRLFVIKAPKLFPVAYNLVKHFLSENTRQKIYILGANWQEVLLKYIDAEELPAIYGGKLTDPDGDPRCRTKINHVGPVPPSYYVRDHVKVDYEQCMTVSRGSSQQMDYDILFPGCVLRWQFASENADIGFGVFLKAKKGEWKKAAQMQEVVPSQRYNAHLVPEDGSLTCERPGVYVLRFDNTYSIFQAKRISFTVEVLLPDHIQLQQTNGGTSNHVQAESKSQTQPTTSTVANQ; the protein is encoded by the exons ATGAGCGGGAGAGTCGGAGACCTCAGTCCCAAACAGGCTGAGGCACTTCAGCAG TTACGAGAGAGGACACAAGACATTCTTCCTCAACTTCCTGCACAACATGACCACTTTCTGTTACGCTGGCTCAGAG CCCGAAACTTCAATGTGCAGAAGGCGGAGGCCATGCTGCGAAAG CTGGGGAAGAATGTGGAGTCAATCACCATGATCTATGACGTTGAAGGCCTGGGTCTGAAACACTTATGGAAGCCTGCTATCGAAACATACGGAGAG ATCCTTCAGATGTTTGAAGACAACTACCCAGAGGGTTTAAAGAGGCTGTTTGTTATTAAAG CCCCCAAACTCTTTCCTGTGGCCTACAACCTGGTCAAGCACTTTCTGAGTGAGAACACAAGACAGAAGATTTACATTCTCGGGG CTAACTGGCAGGAGGTTTTACTGAAGTACATCGATGCAGAGGAGCTGCCAGCGATATACGGGGGCAAACTGACAGATCCAGATGGAGATCCGCGCTGTCGGACCAAG ataaACCACGTCGGCCCAGTTCCCCCCTCTTACTATGTGCGGGACCATGTCAAGGTGGACTACGAGCAGTGTATGACTGTCAGTCGAGGATCCTCCCAGCAGATGGACTACGATATCCTGTTCCCAGGCTGCGTCCTCAG GTGGCAGTTTGCCAGTGAGAATGCAGACATTGGCTTTGGAGTATTCCTGAAGGCTAAAAAGGGTGAATGGAAGAAGGCAGCTCAGATGCAAGAAGTTGTGCCCAGCCAGCGCTACAATGCTCACTTAGTGCCTGAGGACGGATCGCTGACCTGCGAACGCCCCGGCGTCT ATGTACTACGGTTTGACAACACCTACAGCATCTTCCAAGCCAAGAGAATCAGTTTTACCGTTGAGGTGCTGCTCCCAGACCACATACAGCTGCAACAGACCAATGGGGGGACCAGCAACCACGTGCAAGCAGAGAGCAAAAGCCAGACACAACCCACCACTTCCACAGTGGCCAATCAGTAA